The genomic DNA GAGCCTCCCCGTCTCAGGCCAATCTCGCGCCGAGCTGGGCGGCGGTGAGTCCCCGGTCGGCGAAGACCAGTCGGACGAGGATCGCTTCGGCCTCTTCCTCATCGGTCAGGCGTCCGCTGGGCAGGTGCGTCCAGACCCGCGGGTCGGAGACGATGGAGAAGAACTGGTCGAGATCGTCCACGCTGGGACGGTCGAGCACACAGTCGGGCGTCTGCCTCATCAGGCCAGGGCCGCCTCGAGGTCGGCCCACAGGTCGTCGAGGTTCTCGATGCCGACGCTCAACCGGATGAGTCCCTCGGGCACGGTCGCCGGTTCCGACGGGTGTCGGCGGCGACGTTCGATGAGGGATTCCACCCCGCCCAGGGAGGTCGCCGGCGTCCACAGTCGGACCGCCTCGGCGATGGCGGTGGCCTTCTCCGCGGATTCGGCGGTGAAGGAGATGATGGCGCCGAATCCGTTCATCTGCGCGGCCGCGCGGGCGTGGCCGGGGTCGTCCGGCAGGCCCGGGTAGCGGGTTTCGACGACGGCCGGGTGGGCAGCGAGGCGCTCGGCGATGACCTGGGCGTTGGCCTGCGCGCGGTCGAGGCGCACGGCCAGGGTGCGCAGTCCGCGCAGAGCCAGCCAGACCTCGAAGGGACCGGCGATTCCGCCGCGCATAGATCGTTCCGTGTGCAGCTCTTCGCGCAGTCCGATGCTGCTGGTCACGACCGCGCCGAGAACGACATCGGAGTGCCCGGCGAGGTATTTCGTCACCGAGTGCACGACGATATCGGCGCCCAGGTCGAGCGGGGTCTGCAGCAGCGGGGTGGCGAAGGTGTTGTCGACGGAGACGAGGAATCCGCGGTCCTTGGCAGCCGCGGTCAGCGCGGGAACGTCGGCGACCTCGAGCATCGGGTTCGTCGGCGATTCGATCCACAGCATCCCAGGCGCCGTCGCCGAGGCGGTCCTTCCGTCAGCGTCCCCCGCCGAGGCGGCCGCCCCCTCCGCTGGGACCCGGCCCGCCGTCGACTGCCCCGCTTCATCGAGGGCGGCGATGACCGCCTCGGTGTCGGCGATGTCGACGGTGACGAGGTCGAAGTTCTGCCGCCCGGCGATCTGTTCGGCTGAGGCGAGCGCTCCCTGGTAGCTGTGGGTGGGGATGATCAGGGTGCCTCCGGCGGGCACGAGGCTGATCACGGCCGAAATCGCCGCCAAGCCGGAGCCGAAGACCAGCCCGGGCAGGCTCGCATGCTCGAGCTGACCGAGCGCCTCTTCGAAGGGCGTCCATGCAGGAGTGTCGAAGCGGGCATAGGCAAAGGGCGAATTCGAGATGTCGCCCGCGCTCACGAAGGTCGACGACAGATCGATCGGCGGGTTCACCGAGGCGCCGTCGACGCGCTGAGGTCGTCCGGTCTCGACGACGATGGTGTCCGGACCGAACTCAGGATGACGGGCGGGTGAGGAGGCTGGCTCAGGCTGTGTCATGACCCCAATATATGCCTCACCGCGTCACACGGAATCGACAGCGATATTTCGGACACGTTTTCCGCAATTCTGAAGGGTTCGCCCGGTGTCCGCGGCTTCGGCCGGCGCGCAGATTACGGCCCGCTCGGGCTCCGTCACTCGAGGTTGTCGACCATGTGCTCAAGCAGCAGACGTGCCCCGGGTGACTGTCGCCGGGTCCGCGCCCATACGGCGTGGAGTTCACGGGTGAGGTCGACGTCGTCGGCCACCGGCAACGGCACCAGACGTCCCGCCCGGAAGTCATCACGCAGAGCGAGTTCGGACAGAACGGCCGGAGCCACGGATGTGGCGGCGGCGATGCGCAGGGCGGAGTTCGATCCGTACTCCCCCGCCACGCGCACTCCCCCCGCTCCGACCAGTGCCGCGTCGATGACCTCCCTCGTGCCCGACCCGATCTCACGCACCAGCAGCGGCACCTGCGCCAGCTCCTCGGCGGCGATCGGCTTCGTCCAGGCGTGGGCGAAGTCCGGGGCACAGGCGATCATGAGTCGGTCACGGCCGACCACCTCGGCGTTGAGGTCCTGCGGCAGGGACACGGATTCGATGAGCCCGAGGTCGCTGGTCTGCCGGCGCACCCGGTCGATGACGGTCGCGGAGTTCTCCACCGACAGACCGATGTCGATTGTCGGGTGCGCGGCGCGGAAGGTCGTGAGGTGATGGGGCATGAGGTACTCGGCGACCGTCAGCGAAGCGCTGACCTTGACGGTTCCGGCGCGGGCGTCCTGGATCGCGCGGGCCCCGGCGTAGAGCGTGTCGTAGGCTTCGATGACCTTCGACGCCCATTCGGCGACGGCGCGGCCCTCAACGGTGAGTTCGGTACCCCGCGGCGAGCGCCGCAGCAGCGGGACCTTGAGATCGCGTTCGAGGTTGCGCAGACTGCGTGAGGCATTCGGCTGGGCGAGATCGAGTTTCGCCGCGGCCTGGCCGATCGACCTGGCGTTGCCGCTGAGGGCCACCAGCAGCCCCAGAGCCTGGAGCTCGGGCCAGTTCTTCATATTCCCGAGATCGTG from Brevibacterium sp. JSBI002 includes the following:
- a CDS encoding trans-sulfuration enzyme family protein is translated as MTQPEPASSPARHPEFGPDTIVVETGRPQRVDGASVNPPIDLSSTFVSAGDISNSPFAYARFDTPAWTPFEEALGQLEHASLPGLVFGSGLAAISAVISLVPAGGTLIIPTHSYQGALASAEQIAGRQNFDLVTVDIADTEAVIAALDEAGQSTAGRVPAEGAAASAGDADGRTASATAPGMLWIESPTNPMLEVADVPALTAAAKDRGFLVSVDNTFATPLLQTPLDLGADIVVHSVTKYLAGHSDVVLGAVVTSSIGLREELHTERSMRGGIAGPFEVWLALRGLRTLAVRLDRAQANAQVIAERLAAHPAVVETRYPGLPDDPGHARAAAQMNGFGAIISFTAESAEKATAIAEAVRLWTPATSLGGVESLIERRRRHPSEPATVPEGLIRLSVGIENLDDLWADLEAALA
- a CDS encoding LysR family transcriptional regulator; translated protein: MHDLGNMKNWPELQALGLLVALSGNARSIGQAAAKLDLAQPNASRSLRNLERDLKVPLLRRSPRGTELTVEGRAVAEWASKVIEAYDTLYAGARAIQDARAGTVKVSASLTVAEYLMPHHLTTFRAAHPTIDIGLSVENSATVIDRVRRQTSDLGLIESVSLPQDLNAEVVGRDRLMIACAPDFAHAWTKPIAAEELAQVPLLVREIGSGTREVIDAALVGAGGVRVAGEYGSNSALRIAAATSVAPAVLSELALRDDFRAGRLVPLPVADDVDLTRELHAVWARTRRQSPGARLLLEHMVDNLE